GAGGCAGAGTCAACGCGGCGGGGCGTGCAGACGCCCGGTCCGCATTCCCCACCAATGCACGGCGTCCAAGGGCGATGCGGCAATGTGATCGGGAGGCGTGGCATCTCCCCAAGCGCGTTGCTCCTGTGCGCCGTACCCGGTGAGCACGAGAATGCCTGGGACGCCGATCCCCTGTCCCAATTGCACATCGCAGGCGCGATCGCCGATCACCACCGAGTGTGCCAGATCGATGTCAAAATCGGCGGCGGCCTGATCGATCATGCCACGCGCGGGCTTGCGGCAGGAACAGAGCGGCTGGCCGGGCAACGGGTAATGCGGACAGTAGTAGATCGCATCGATGGCGGCGCCGCCTTCGGCGAAGAGCTCGATCACACGGCGGTTGACCGCGCGTACGGTGTCCTCGCCGAAGAAACCGCGCGCCACACCCGACTGATTGGTCACGCCAATCACCCGCACGCCCCAGTGGTTGAGACGGCG
The bacterium genome window above contains:
- a CDS encoding HAD family hydrolase, with product MTHPPPPAAFLDRDGTLIVEHGFLSDPAGVEPLPGAIEAVRRLNHWGVRVIGVTNQSGVARGFFGEDTVRAVNRRVIELFAEGGAAIDAIYYCPHYPLPGQPLCSCRKPARGMIDQAAADFDIDLAHSVVIGDRACDVQLGQGIGVPGILVLTGYGAQEQRAWGDATPPDHIAASPLDAVHWWGMRTGRLHAPPR